A genome region from Flavobacterium sp. includes the following:
- a CDS encoding GH92 family glycosyl hydrolase has product MKKILVPALFVILATSCKIKSYKNNNQENIFVNHVDPFIGTGGHGHTYPGATVPFGMLQVSPDNGISSWDWCSGYHYSDSIVSGFSHLHLSGTGIGDLADILFMPTNKKVDLTLKTTSRDQLPYKSFYSHVNEKAAPGSYQVFLKDPKINVELTSSQRTAYHKYTYTKNDKQSVVVDLGFAINWDKALKTGITIEDQYTISGYRYSKGWALNQKVFFVAKFSKPITEFVLTADKQIVTSKKVEAENTSAQLFFDPKNSDELFVKVALSSVSVANAKDNLDGEKANFDNTKSEASSIWNNALSKIKVETPVDSLKTIFYTAMYHAQVAPVTYSDKNGQFRKEDDQIVTAKDYTAYSTLSLWDTFRAENPLLTLLAPEKTSDIVKSMLAYYDTKKILPVWTLYANETNTMTGYHSIPVITDAYLKGIKGFDAEKAFEAMKATMMQDERGLNFYKKYGYIPYNLLDESVTITLEYAYDDWCVAQMAKALGKNADYEFFLKRSQAYQYLFDPKTGFMRGKSDDGKSWNEPFDPKHSNHREHTDYTEGNAWQHSWFVPQNVDNLISIHGGNETFTKRLEQLFTESSEITGNNVSADISGLIGQYAHGNEPSHHIAYMFNHAGQPWRTQYWVRHILDTQYNTTPNGLSGNEDCGQMSAWYVFSSMGLYPMNPASGEYEIGSPIFEKATINLEGGKTFVIEAQNVSDKNFYIQSATLNGVEFNQTAITHQQILKGGVLHFVMGPQPNKNWGTKK; this is encoded by the coding sequence ATGAAGAAAATTCTCGTGCCTGCTTTATTTGTAATTCTGGCTACAAGTTGTAAAATAAAGTCATACAAAAATAATAATCAGGAAAATATTTTTGTAAACCACGTTGATCCTTTTATCGGGACTGGCGGACACGGTCATACATACCCAGGAGCGACGGTTCCTTTTGGGATGTTACAAGTGAGCCCGGATAACGGAATCTCAAGCTGGGACTGGTGTTCAGGCTATCATTATTCAGATTCTATTGTGTCTGGTTTCAGTCATTTACACTTAAGCGGAACAGGAATTGGCGATTTGGCAGATATTTTATTTATGCCGACAAACAAAAAAGTCGATTTAACATTAAAAACAACTTCAAGAGATCAATTACCTTATAAATCATTTTACAGTCATGTTAACGAAAAAGCAGCACCGGGCTCTTACCAGGTTTTTCTTAAGGATCCTAAAATCAATGTAGAATTAACTTCTTCACAAAGAACAGCGTATCATAAATATACGTATACCAAAAATGACAAACAATCAGTCGTTGTTGATTTAGGATTTGCCATAAACTGGGACAAAGCCCTAAAAACAGGAATTACAATTGAAGACCAATATACTATAAGCGGTTACCGATATAGTAAAGGCTGGGCATTGAACCAGAAAGTATTTTTTGTTGCCAAATTTTCAAAGCCTATCACAGAATTTGTTTTAACGGCTGATAAACAAATTGTTACTTCGAAAAAAGTTGAAGCAGAAAATACATCGGCACAATTATTTTTTGATCCGAAAAATTCAGATGAATTATTTGTAAAAGTCGCTCTATCATCTGTAAGTGTGGCTAATGCCAAAGATAATCTGGACGGAGAAAAAGCAAATTTCGACAATACAAAATCAGAAGCATCTTCGATTTGGAATAATGCATTGAGCAAAATTAAAGTTGAAACACCAGTAGATTCGTTAAAAACGATTTTTTATACTGCGATGTATCACGCACAAGTTGCCCCTGTAACCTATAGTGATAAAAACGGTCAATTTAGAAAAGAGGATGATCAAATTGTTACAGCAAAAGATTATACCGCCTATTCGACCTTATCACTATGGGATACTTTTAGAGCCGAAAATCCTCTGCTTACTTTACTGGCACCAGAAAAAACATCAGACATTGTCAAATCAATGTTAGCGTATTACGATACAAAAAAAATATTACCGGTCTGGACTTTATACGCCAATGAGACCAATACTATGACAGGATACCATTCCATTCCGGTAATTACTGATGCTTATTTAAAAGGTATAAAAGGTTTTGATGCCGAAAAAGCTTTTGAAGCGATGAAAGCCACGATGATGCAGGACGAGCGCGGTTTAAACTTCTACAAAAAATACGGTTATATACCTTATAATTTATTAGACGAATCGGTTACAATTACCTTAGAATATGCTTACGACGATTGGTGCGTGGCGCAAATGGCGAAAGCGTTAGGGAAAAATGCTGATTACGAATTTTTCTTAAAACGTTCTCAGGCCTATCAATATTTATTTGATCCGAAAACAGGATTCATGAGAGGAAAATCAGATGATGGAAAATCATGGAATGAGCCTTTCGATCCAAAACATTCGAACCATAGAGAACACACTGATTATACAGAAGGAAATGCATGGCAGCACAGTTGGTTCGTGCCACAAAATGTTGATAACCTAATTTCGATTCACGGTGGAAATGAAACTTTTACCAAACGTTTAGAACAATTATTTACCGAAAGTTCAGAGATTACAGGAAACAATGTTTCGGCAGATATTTCGGGATTAATCGGGCAATACGCACACGGAAATGAGCCAAGTCATCACATTGCCTATATGTTCAACCATGCAGGTCAGCCTTGGAGAACACAATATTGGGTTCGTCATATTTTAGATACACAATACAATACAACACCAAACGGATTAAGCGGAAACGAAGACTGCGGACAAATGTCGGCGTGGTATGTTTTCAGCTCAATGGGATTATACCCAATGAATCCGGCTTCGGGAGAATACGAAATTGGAAGTCCGATTTTCGAGAAAGCAACCATCAATCTTGAAGGCGGAAAAACGTTTGTAATTGAAGCACAAAATGTTTCAGACAAAAACTTTTACATACAGTCGGCAACATTAAACGGAGTCGAATTCAATCAAACAGCAATTACACATCAACAGATTTTAAAAGGCGGGGTTTTACATTTTGTAATGGGACCTCAGCCAAATAAAAACTGGGGAACAAAAAAATAA
- a CDS encoding sodium:solute symporter family protein, with translation MDIIDVSIIVAYILLSVSIGIWISRKAKQGLDDYFLGGKTIKWYFLGLSNGSGMFDVSGTSWMIGVLFLYGVKSFMFMWLWPIWNQIFVMMFLAVWIRRSKVMTGSEWILTRFGSDKAGKASHIIVAIFAIISTIGFIAYFFEGIGKFVTIILPWDLTLHYGDMILLTSERSYALLIIFLTTIYTVKGGMFSVVATEVVQYLIMIVAGVLIAGYAFVNYTDIQINSIITPEWKNVFFGWQFETQWSDKFQTFNNLIDSEGYKMFGAFIGMTLFKGFFASVAGPTPSYDLQRVLSTKSVKEAAYMSGFTNLILFIPRYLLITGIVVIALVNLAPELNANTGLTGADLELLMPKVVNLYIPVGIKGILLAGLLAAFMSGFSAFVNAGPAYIVNDIYKKYFKPVATNQHYIKVSQISSFLVVGLGVFMGFFADSINSLTLWITSALYGGYVAANFLKWIWWRFNGWGYFWGMFAGLIIASFQFILGMNKANLAEGSFLYDLSQVQAIYLFPLIFGFSILGCLLGTYLSEPTEMGVLKSFYSNVRPWGFWNPVYKELKAEDQTFEKNNDFWLDMMNCAIGIIWQSSMILLPIFFIIRDYPKAITALIVFLVTTTILKFTWLDKVRKIAD, from the coding sequence ATGGATATTATTGACGTATCGATAATCGTAGCTTACATTCTGCTCTCAGTGAGTATCGGAATTTGGATTTCAAGAAAAGCAAAACAAGGACTGGATGATTATTTTCTTGGCGGAAAAACAATCAAATGGTATTTTTTAGGTCTAAGTAACGGATCTGGAATGTTTGATGTTTCCGGAACTTCCTGGATGATTGGGGTACTTTTTCTATACGGAGTAAAAAGCTTTATGTTCATGTGGCTTTGGCCTATCTGGAATCAGATTTTCGTGATGATGTTCCTTGCAGTCTGGATCAGAAGATCAAAAGTAATGACAGGTTCTGAGTGGATTTTAACTCGTTTTGGAAGCGACAAAGCCGGAAAAGCATCGCATATTATTGTGGCTATTTTTGCTATTATTTCTACCATTGGTTTTATCGCTTATTTCTTTGAAGGAATCGGAAAATTTGTAACCATTATTCTTCCGTGGGATTTAACGCTTCATTATGGCGATATGATTTTATTGACTTCTGAGCGTTCTTATGCCTTGTTAATCATTTTCTTAACAACTATTTATACCGTAAAAGGCGGAATGTTTTCTGTGGTTGCTACAGAAGTTGTACAGTATTTAATTATGATTGTAGCCGGAGTTTTAATTGCCGGATATGCTTTTGTTAATTATACCGATATTCAGATTAATTCGATTATTACGCCAGAATGGAAAAATGTTTTCTTCGGATGGCAGTTTGAAACCCAATGGAGCGATAAATTTCAAACTTTCAATAATTTAATTGATAGTGAAGGCTACAAAATGTTTGGCGCTTTCATCGGAATGACGTTGTTCAAAGGTTTCTTTGCAAGTGTCGCAGGACCAACACCAAGTTACGATTTACAAAGAGTTCTTTCAACTAAATCAGTAAAAGAAGCAGCTTATATGAGTGGTTTTACCAACTTAATTTTATTCATTCCGAGATATTTATTAATCACCGGAATCGTAGTAATTGCGTTGGTAAACTTAGCGCCGGAATTAAACGCAAACACAGGTTTAACCGGAGCTGATTTGGAATTATTAATGCCAAAAGTGGTCAATCTATATATTCCGGTTGGAATTAAAGGAATTCTTTTAGCAGGTTTATTAGCCGCTTTTATGTCTGGATTCTCAGCTTTCGTAAACGCAGGCCCGGCATATATTGTAAATGATATTTATAAAAAATACTTTAAACCAGTTGCTACAAATCAACACTATATTAAAGTAAGCCAGATTTCTTCTTTCCTTGTAGTAGGGTTAGGTGTTTTCATGGGATTCTTTGCAGATTCAATCAACTCTTTAACGCTTTGGATTACAAGTGCTTTATACGGAGGTTACGTAGCAGCCAATTTCCTAAAATGGATCTGGTGGCGTTTTAATGGCTGGGGTTATTTCTGGGGAATGTTTGCCGGATTAATTATTGCTTCGTTTCAATTTATTTTAGGCATGAACAAAGCGAATTTAGCAGAAGGTTCTTTTTTATATGATTTATCACAAGTTCAGGCGATTTATCTTTTCCCATTAATATTTGGATTCTCAATTTTAGGTTGTCTTTTGGGAACTTATTTAAGCGAACCGACAGAAATGGGAGTTTTAAAATCATTTTATTCAAACGTAAGACCTTGGGGATTTTGGAATCCGGTTTATAAAGAACTAAAAGCTGAAGATCAGACTTTCGAAAAAAATAATGATTTCTGGTTGGATATGATGAATTGCGCAATTGGAATTATATGGCAGTCAAGTATGATTTTGCTTCCGATATTCTTTATTATCAGAGATTATCCAAAAGCAATTACAGCTTTGATTGTGTTTTTAGTAACGACTACGATATTGAAGTTTACTTGGTTAGATAAGGTTAGAAAAATAGCTGATTAA
- a CDS encoding glycoside hydrolase family 130 protein, translating into MSSIPWQDRPENSKDVMWRYSENPIINRYAIPSSNSIFNSAVVPFGDGYAGVFRCDNKAVQMNIFAGFSKNGIDWDINHEPIVMQSGNTDMIESAYKYDPRVVFIEDRYWITWCNGYNGPTIGIGYTFDFKEFFQCENAFLPFNRNGVLFPQKINGKYAMLSRPSDNGHTPFGDIWISYSPDMKYWGEHRLVMKPTPFEDSAWQCTKVGAGPIPILTNEGWLMIYHGVINTCNGFRYAMGSALLDVDSPDKVKYRTQPYLLGPAELYEMVGDVPNVVFPCAALHDTEEDKLAVYYGAADTAVAIAFGKLSEVVQFTKDNSL; encoded by the coding sequence ATGAGCAGTATTCCTTGGCAAGACAGACCCGAAAACAGTAAAGATGTAATGTGGAGATATTCTGAAAATCCAATTATCAACAGATATGCAATACCGTCATCAAACAGTATTTTTAATAGTGCTGTAGTTCCTTTTGGAGATGGTTATGCGGGAGTTTTCAGATGTGATAACAAAGCGGTTCAAATGAATATTTTTGCCGGTTTTAGTAAAAACGGAATCGATTGGGACATTAACCACGAACCAATCGTAATGCAGTCTGGTAATACAGATATGATCGAATCTGCTTATAAATACGATCCACGTGTGGTTTTCATCGAAGACCGTTACTGGATTACGTGGTGTAATGGTTACAACGGGCCAACTATCGGAATTGGATATACTTTTGACTTTAAAGAGTTTTTTCAATGCGAAAATGCCTTTTTACCATTCAACAGAAACGGAGTTTTATTTCCACAAAAAATAAACGGAAAATACGCCATGTTAAGCCGTCCAAGTGATAACGGACATACACCTTTTGGAGACATCTGGATTAGCTACAGTCCGGATATGAAATACTGGGGAGAGCACAGATTGGTGATGAAACCAACTCCTTTTGAAGACAGTGCATGGCAGTGTACAAAAGTAGGAGCAGGGCCAATCCCGATTTTGACAAACGAAGGCTGGTTAATGATTTACCACGGCGTTATCAATACCTGCAACGGGTTCCGTTATGCAATGGGGTCTGCACTTTTAGATGTTGATTCACCAGATAAAGTAAAATACAGAACACAGCCTTATTTATTAGGTCCGGCAGAACTTTATGAAATGGTAGGAGATGTGCCAAATGTAGTTTTCCCATGTGCCGCTTTACACGATACAGAAGAAGATAAACTAGCCGTTTACTATGGTGCTGCAGATACCGCTGTAGCCATTGCATTTGGTAAATTAAGTGAAGTAGTTCAGTTTACAAAAGATAACAGTTTATAG
- a CDS encoding carbohydrate-binding family 9-like protein has translation MRLKIQWLTVVLVSFSIMGFSQSKKNTIIPRTYVASKTVTPIAIDGDESDPSWSKAEWTDLFEDIENGIKPKYATKVKMLWDETNFYILAKIEEPHVWANLKQRDTIIFYNNDFEVFIDPDSDTFNYYELEINALNTAWDLFLSKPYRENDLVVLNDWNLTGLKSAVKVQGTLNNPNDIDQGWVLEMAIPWAAHKTSYFDQNVPADKFWRVNFSRVNWQHSIVDGKYERKKDTDGKFLPEYNWVWSPMGVINMHEPEKWGYVYFSSKEGKDTFTIPQDEKVKWELYNLYRAQKEYFQKNKSWAKSLTNLTKDVISIDNKVLKPILENHSSGYNISVKSLFSNQTFVIRQDGKIITK, from the coding sequence ATGCGTTTAAAAATTCAATGGTTAACAGTTGTTTTGGTTTCTTTTTCGATTATGGGATTTTCTCAATCGAAGAAAAATACCATTATTCCTAGAACATACGTCGCTTCAAAAACGGTAACTCCAATTGCAATTGACGGAGATGAATCTGATCCTTCATGGAGCAAAGCAGAGTGGACAGATCTTTTTGAAGATATAGAAAATGGCATTAAACCCAAGTACGCAACAAAAGTTAAAATGCTCTGGGACGAAACCAATTTTTATATTTTAGCAAAGATTGAAGAACCGCACGTTTGGGCCAATTTAAAACAGCGTGATACCATAATTTTTTACAACAATGACTTCGAAGTTTTTATAGATCCCGACAGCGACACTTTTAACTATTACGAATTAGAAATAAACGCCTTGAACACTGCTTGGGATCTATTTTTATCAAAACCTTACAGAGAAAATGATCTTGTGGTTTTAAACGACTGGAATCTTACAGGTTTAAAATCAGCAGTTAAAGTTCAGGGAACACTTAATAACCCGAATGATATTGATCAGGGCTGGGTTTTAGAAATGGCGATTCCGTGGGCGGCTCACAAAACCTCTTATTTCGATCAAAACGTACCAGCCGATAAATTCTGGAGAGTCAATTTTTCAAGAGTAAATTGGCAGCATTCTATTGTCGATGGAAAATACGAACGCAAAAAAGACACTGACGGAAAATTTCTGCCGGAATACAATTGGGTTTGGTCGCCAATGGGCGTAATCAATATGCATGAACCGGAAAAATGGGGTTATGTTTATTTTTCTTCAAAAGAAGGAAAAGATACCTTTACAATTCCGCAGGACGAGAAAGTAAAATGGGAACTTTATAATTTATACAGAGCCCAAAAAGAATATTTTCAAAAGAACAAAAGCTGGGCAAAATCCTTAACAAATCTAACAAAAGATGTTATCAGCATTGATAATAAAGTTTTAAAGCCTATCTTAGAAAACCATTCCAGCGGATATAATATTTCTGTTAAAAGTCTTTTCTCAAACCAAACATTTGTGATAAGACAGGATGGAAAAATAATAACAAAATAA
- a CDS encoding putative glycoside hydrolase, with product MKLPKLLLFLLTLSIFSCAKKEETTFKFAVWTTADAKKSDEDYTKEFKKYKDGGIDEVLINTTTDPELLKRLVPLATKEGLKVHAWIMAMNRPNDSVALQHPDWYQVSKEGKSCFDNRPYVDYYQWLCPTRKESREHVLHLVEELAKVEGIESVHLDYIRFPDIFLPISLLPKYNLVQDVELPQFDFCYCDECVKAFEKIHHKNPKESHNTSIDMEWKNFRLNAIKAVVDDAYKIAHKHNKQLTAAVFPYPEMADHMVRQRWDKWNIDQVYPMIYHSFYNEEIDWVGYATKQGVADLEDKKTKINTGIYIPGLKNDKELKEAILLAKENGAVGVSFFDGNALSESNLKTIKETKASLK from the coding sequence ATGAAACTACCAAAACTATTACTTTTTTTACTGACACTCAGCATTTTTTCGTGTGCCAAAAAAGAAGAAACCACATTTAAATTTGCTGTCTGGACAACCGCAGACGCCAAAAAATCAGACGAAGATTATACTAAAGAATTCAAAAAATACAAAGATGGAGGAATCGACGAAGTATTAATCAATACAACAACAGATCCTGAGTTATTAAAAAGATTAGTGCCGCTTGCCACAAAAGAAGGTTTAAAAGTTCACGCCTGGATTATGGCAATGAACCGCCCAAACGATTCAGTTGCTTTACAGCATCCAGACTGGTATCAGGTAAGTAAAGAAGGAAAATCCTGCTTCGATAATCGTCCGTATGTTGATTATTACCAATGGTTATGTCCAACCCGAAAAGAATCCAGAGAACACGTTTTACATTTAGTAGAAGAACTGGCAAAAGTAGAAGGAATTGAAAGCGTTCATTTAGATTATATTCGTTTTCCGGACATCTTTTTACCAATTAGTTTACTGCCAAAATACAACTTGGTTCAGGACGTAGAATTACCGCAATTTGATTTTTGTTATTGTGATGAATGTGTAAAAGCATTCGAAAAAATCCACCATAAAAATCCAAAAGAAAGCCACAACACTTCTATCGATATGGAGTGGAAAAACTTCCGTTTAAACGCCATAAAAGCTGTTGTTGATGATGCTTATAAAATTGCACACAAACACAACAAACAATTAACTGCAGCCGTATTTCCTTATCCTGAAATGGCAGATCACATGGTGCGCCAGCGTTGGGATAAATGGAATATCGATCAAGTATATCCAATGATTTACCACAGTTTTTATAATGAAGAAATTGACTGGGTGGGTTATGCTACCAAACAAGGTGTTGCCGATTTAGAAGATAAGAAAACGAAAATCAATACAGGAATTTATATTCCGGGATTGAAAAACGATAAAGAACTGAAAGAAGCTATTTTATTAGCAAAAGAAAATGGAGCAGTAGGAGTTTCATTTTTCGACGGAAATGCATTGTCTGAAAGTAATTTAAAGACAATCAAAGAAACAAAAGCAAGTTTAAAATAA
- a CDS encoding N(4)-(beta-N-acetylglucosaminyl)-L-asparaginase, which translates to MSNRRDFIKKAALGAAAVSSIGFNGFAKEKENEKEGALEFPSKKVKKPVVISTWNHGLPANQETWKQLKAGKSPLEAIEAGMKIPEADPNVRSVGYGGYPDREGKVTLDACIMDHNSNCGSVCFLQGIMHPISVAKRVLENTPHVMLAGQGALQFALSEGFKEENLLTPESEKDWKKWLEDSKYKPVINIENHDTISMLMLDQDGNLSGGCTTSGAAWKMHGRVGDSPIIGAGLFLDNEVGAAAATGLGEAVIRTAGSAMVVELMRQGKSPYDACKEITERIYNKHKNHKDMEYLQVGFIALNKNGEHAGYSLRSGFNFAVSDDEKGHRMEDAKFKMSWDK; encoded by the coding sequence ATGTCAAATAGAAGAGATTTTATCAAAAAAGCAGCTTTAGGCGCAGCAGCCGTAAGTTCAATTGGTTTTAACGGATTTGCAAAAGAGAAAGAAAATGAAAAAGAAGGAGCATTAGAATTTCCTTCAAAAAAAGTTAAAAAACCGGTTGTAATTTCAACCTGGAATCACGGTTTGCCTGCCAATCAGGAAACCTGGAAACAGCTAAAAGCAGGAAAATCACCTTTAGAAGCAATTGAAGCCGGAATGAAAATTCCTGAAGCCGATCCAAATGTGCGAAGCGTAGGTTACGGCGGATATCCGGATCGTGAAGGAAAAGTAACGCTGGATGCTTGTATTATGGACCATAACAGTAATTGTGGTTCGGTTTGCTTTTTACAAGGCATTATGCATCCAATTTCTGTAGCAAAAAGAGTTTTAGAAAATACGCCACACGTAATGCTGGCCGGACAAGGGGCTTTACAATTTGCTTTATCAGAAGGATTTAAAGAAGAAAATTTACTAACTCCGGAATCTGAAAAAGACTGGAAAAAATGGCTGGAAGATTCAAAATACAAACCAGTTATTAATATAGAAAACCACGATACTATAAGCATGCTAATGTTAGACCAGGATGGAAACCTTTCTGGTGGCTGTACAACGAGTGGTGCAGCCTGGAAAATGCACGGACGCGTCGGTGACTCCCCAATAATCGGCGCGGGTCTTTTCCTGGATAACGAAGTAGGCGCCGCAGCCGCAACAGGTTTGGGTGAAGCCGTAATTAGAACTGCCGGAAGTGCAATGGTGGTCGAATTAATGCGTCAGGGAAAATCGCCTTATGATGCCTGCAAAGAAATCACAGAGCGTATTTACAACAAACACAAAAACCACAAAGACATGGAATATCTGCAGGTTGGTTTTATCGCCTTAAATAAAAACGGTGAACACGCAGGTTACAGTTTGAGATCTGGTTTCAACTTTGCCGTTTCGGATGATGAAAAAGGACACAGAATGGAAGACGCGAAATTTAAAATGTCGTGGGATAAATAA